The DNA window GGCTGTGGCGGCCGTCCGGGCGTCGAGGTCGCTCATCGGAGCCCGCTCCCGGCGATGGAGGTGCGCAGGCGCGGGTCGATGAGGCGCTGGGCGATGTCGGCGAGGAACCCGGTCACGAGGACGACGAGGGTGGACACGAGGAGGATGCCCTGGATGTTCGGGTAGTCGTGCTGCTGGATCGCCGTGAGGAGCATCGACCCGAGTCCCGGCAGGCTGAAGACGCTCTCGACCACGACGGCCCCGAGGAACGTGGTCGCGAGTTCGATCCCGAGGATCGCGACGACGGGGACGGCCGCGTTGCGGACGCCGTGCCGGAGGAGCGCCTCGCCGAGTCCGGCACCCTGCGCCCTGGCGGAACGGAGGTAGTCGCTCCCGAGCACGTCGAGCGTGGCGGAGCGGACGTACCTGGTGATGGACGCGCTCATGACGATGGCGATGGTGATGACCGGGAGCGCCAGACTCGTGAGTGCCGCCGCCGGGTCTGCCCAGTCGTCGCGCGGGAACCCGCCGGACGGGAACAGGCGGAGCGTGACCGCGAACACGCTCACGAGGAGGATGCCGACCCAGAACACCGGCACCGCGATGCCGAACTGCGACAACCCCGACAGGGCGATGCCGTACCACCGGTCGGCTCGGAGTGCGGCGATGACGCCGGCCAGGCTGGCGAGCACGACGGCGAGGAGGAAGGCGAGGAGCGTCAGCGGGACGGTGACCTGCAGGCGCGAGGCGATCTCAGGGCCGACGGGGAGACTGCTCACGAAGGACGAACCGAGGTCGAAGGTGAGGACGCCACCGAACCAGGCCAGGAACTGCTCGCCGACCGGCCGATCCGCTCCCACCTGCGCGCGCGCCGCCTCGATCTGCTCCTGCGTGGCGTTCACCGAGAGCAGGGCGTTCGAGGGGTCTCCCGGCAGCAGCCGGAGCAGGACGAACAACACGGTCATGGCGACGAGGAACGACACCACCAGGAACGCGGATCGACGCAACAGGTAGGGGAGCATGGTGGACCTCAGCGTAGCGAGGCCGGGCCGACCGGGCGGTCCCGGTCGGCCTCGGCGACGACTACTTCCGGACGATGTCCGCGACGAAGAACTGCGAGTTCAGGCCGTTCACGCCGTATCCCGACACGTCACTCGCGGCGACGACGATCTGGGGGTAGAGGTACAGCCAGACGCTCGCGGCGTCCTCGGCGATCTGCTCGTTGACGAGCTTCAGCTTCGCCGTCTGCTCGTCCGTCGTGGTCGCCTGCTCCGCCTCGGAGACCCACTGCGTCACCTGGGGGTTGTCGTAGCCCCAGTAAAAGTCGGGGTTGCCGTACCAGACCACGTCGCGGTCGTTGACGTGCTCCTGGAGCGTGGCCTGGAAGTCGCGCTCCTTGAACACCTTCGAGTACCACTCGTCCGCGCTGATCGTGTTGATCTCCACGGTGATGCCCACCTTGGCGAGTTCGCTCTGCAGGAACTCGGCGACGGCCGGGTGCGGGTCGTAGCTCGGCGTGTCGAGCGTGAACGTGAAGCCGTCGGCCAGGCCCGCCTCGGCGAGCTGCTGCTTGGCCAGCTCGGGGTCGTAGGGGTTCACCTGGGTGAGGTCCTCGTACCACGGGTCCGTCGGCGGGACCATGGACCCGATGAGCGTGCCGTAGTCACCCCAGATCGACGACAGGAGCTTCTTCGTGTCGATAGCGGAGTAGACGGCCTTCCGGACGAGGGCCTGGTCGAACGGTGCGACGCGGTCGTTGAAGGCCAGGAGCTCCTTGGTGGTGGAGTCGCCGTCGGAGACCGTGTAGTCCGCGTTGTCGGTGAACTGCGTCAGCTGGTCGGGGCTCTGCACGCTCGTGATGATGTCGATCTGCTTCGTGACGAGGGCGTTGCTCAGCGCGGTCGCGTCGGTGAAGTAGGTGAAGACCACTTCAGCGTTCTTGGCGGGGTCCCCCCAGTAGTCGTCCCAGCGCTCGAGGCTCAGGGTGCTGCCGCGCTTCCACTCGCCGAGCGTGTACGGGCCGGTGCCGTCCTCGGAGGTCTTCAGGTCCTTCGCGGCGTCGTTCACGATCCAGACGTAGCTCAGGTTGTACAGGAAGGAGATGGAGCGCTCGGAGAGCGTGACGACGACGGTGCGGTCGTCGGGGGTCGCGATGTCGGAGACCACGGCGAAGCTGCTCTTCCGTGCCGACTGCGAGTCCTCGGCCGTCACGGCTTCGATGCTCGACTTCACGTCGGCCGAGGTGAGTGGGTCACCGGAGTGGAAGATGACGCCGTCCTGGAGCGTGAAGGTGTAGGTGAGGCCGTCGTCGCTCACGGTGCTGTCGGCGGCGAGCACGGGTTCGACGTCGCCGTCGTCGGTCAGGCGGTAGAGCCCCTCGTACACGTTGCCGGTGAGCGCTTCGGTGACGCCCTGACCGCCGCCGCCGGTGTTACTGAGGTTCTGCGGCTCGTAGAGGGAGCCGACGGCGATGGTCGCGTCGTCACCCGTCGCGGAACTGCTGCTCCCGCCGGCGCAGCCCGCGAGCGCGACGGCGGTGGCGACGGACAGGGCGACGAGCCCGATGGTTCTCTTCACGGATACTCCTGTGGTGTGGGGGTGGTGATGCGGGAGGCGCAGCTGATGGGGTGGGGCGTCGTGCCGTCGGTCAGACGGCGTAGAGGTCGAAGCCGTCGCGGAACCGCACGAGGCGTTCTCCGGCGCGGACCTCAATGGCGAACCGGTTCTGCGCGGGCGGCATCGGACAGTTGTACTGCACCGAGAAGCCGCACGGCGGCACGAACGCTCGGTTGAAGTCGAGGACGACCTCGCCCTCGGTGCCGAACCCGCCGTCGTCGGTCCGCTCGACGAACAGGAACCGGCCTGCACCGTAGGTGCCGGTCTCGCCGTCGACGCCGTTCGTCGCATCGCCGAACACGAGGAGGAGAGTGCCGCCGTCGTCGAAGGCGCTCATCGTGTACGTCGTCCCGTCCCTCGTGAACGTGATGTCGCCCGGGACGACGAGCTCGCGCGAGCCGCCGTTGTCGCGGATGTGCTCGAAGGGCACGGTCCGTGAACCGTCGACCGGCGTGAAGTGGGCCGTCTGCACCCAGGAGGGGTCGTACGGGAAGACCGGGACGTCGATGAAGGCCTTGACGGCCGGGGCTGCGGCGTCCCACCTGCGGATGCCGACCTCGTCCGCGCCCGTTTCGAGGTGGGTGCGGCGGAGGGTCGTCACGGTGACCCCGTCCGCCTGTTCGGCCGCGATGGCCGCCGCAGCCTCGTCGAGGGTGGCCGGGGTCTCGTCGGGGAGCCAGCGGGTCTCCACGAGGGCGAGGTTGCCGAGCGGCGCCGTTACAGCTGCGCGACGGTCCTGCCGCCAGGCGTCGTGCTCTGCGGTCGCGTCGTGGTGCGGTGCGGTGTCGATCGGCATGTCTCGATTCTCCGGATGACGACGGGCGGGTCCCAATCGTGTGTCCTTCGGAGTCCAGCACGGTTCGGGTGTGAAGTATTCCCGTGACGGACCGAGGAGGTCGCGGCGGTCTGGGAGGATGTCCTCATGAACGCCACGCTCGTCCGCATGCCAGCCGATCGACTGCGGGGGTGGATGCTCGCGGCGAACGCGCAGTACCGCCTCGAGCGCATCGAGGCGGGGGAGACGGAGGCTGAGGCCACGGCGAAGGCCGCCCAGTCGCTCGCGGAGACGTTCCCCGCCGGTCGCCTCCAGGTCGGCCATCTCGTCTTCGAGGTCGTCCTCGACGAGACGGCGGTCGGCGTCCTCTGGATCGGACCCCGCAACACGAGCCATCCGGACGAGTGGTGGGTGTGGGACGTGGAGATCGACGAGCCCTTCCGCGGACAGGGGCTCGGTCGGGAGGCCATGCAGCTCGCCGAGACGGCGGCCAAGGAGCAGGGGGCGAAGACGCTCGGGCTGAACGTGTTCGGGTTCAACCGCGTCGCGCGGGGGCTCTACGAGTCCCTCGGGTACGAGACGATGGCCGTGCAGATGCGGAAGGCGCTCTAGCGGGTCTCCAGCCCGTCGATGAGTTCGGTCATGACGCGGTCGGCGAGTGACGGCGGCCTCGGGTGCCCGTCGCGGGTGGTCTGCGGCGTGGTCGCGCGGTCGAGGGCGAGGACCTCGCCGTGGAGGTGCTCCATCTTCGCGTCCAGCCGTGAGGCGGCCTCCGCGGCGTGCTTGAGCTCGGCGAGCAGGGTGTCGGGGACGGCCTTGTCGTACTTGTAGTAGATCTTGTGCTCGAGACTGGCCCAGAAGTCCATCGCGATCGTCCGGAACTGGATCTCGACCGGGACCTGGACGACGCCGTCCGACATGAACACGGGCACCTCGACGATGACGTGGAGGCTCTGGTACCCGTTCGGCTTCGGGTTCGCGATGTAGTCCTTGACCTTCACGACGGTGATGTCCTGCTGACTGGTGAGCAGCTCGAACACCTTGTAGGTGTCGGAGATGAAGCTGCAGGTCACCCGGATGCCGGCGATGTCCGTGATGTGCTCGCGGATGTCGTCGATGTCCTGGCCGTACTGCTTCCGCTCGATCTTGCCGATGATGCTCTCGGGCGACTTCAGCCGCGAGCTGATGTGCTCGATCGGGTTGTAGTCGTGGATCTGCGTGAACTCCTCCTTGAGGATGTTCAGCTTCGTCGTGATCTCGTCGATGCCGAACTTGTACAGCATCATGAACCGCGTGAACTCGTCCTTGAGCCGCTTCAGCTCTTCGAGGTTCTCCGACGACGATGGTCCACCCATGGCTTGTACTCCAGCTCTGTATCCGACGGGCCGACGGCCCGCTCGCACTCTACTGAAACGGCCTTGGAACCACTCTCAGCCTGGAGCGCGTCGACGGGCACGTCCGCACCTCAGTGCTGCAGGGCTGGACGCCGCCGGGCCGAGGCGCGCGCTCGGCGTCCGCTCCCGGCGGTCAGGACCAGACCGACCACCACACCGGCGACGGCACCGGAGGCGTTGGCCAGGAGGTCGCGGGGATCGCTCACCCGTCCGGGGATGGTGAGCTGCGCCGTCTCGATGGCGACGGTGAGGGTCGCGGCGATCAGCACGGCGAGCCACCACCGGCGTCGACCGAGCAGGAGGAGGAAGAAGACGCCGATCGGCACGAACATGGCGACGTTCGCTCCGAACTCCAGTCGCTCATAGGTGATCCAGGCGGTCGTCTCCCACCGGGCGAGGACGTCGACGATCCGGTACACGAGCGACTCGGTCTGTCCGTCGAACGGTCGGGGGCCGAGCGTGATCATCGCGACGAGTCCCAGGTACACCACGGTCAGGGTGCTGAGGACGGGATGGCGACGGAACATCCGTCAAGCATGCACGAACCACCTTGGCGGTGCGTGAGTGCCGTCTGGACGGTTCCGACGCGGCGGCTGAGCGCTGCCCGACGGCACGCTCCGTGCTTCAACGGCCTCGCAGTCGTTCGATGTCGCGACGTTCGCGCTTGGTCGGGCGGCCGGCACCGCGGTCACGGACGGCGACGACCTGGCGCTCGGCGGGGGTCGGAAGCGGGGGAGAGCGGTCGATCAGGCACTCGGCCGCCACCTCGGCGCCGACCCGTTTCGCGATGAGGCGGCGCACCTCGACGACACGATCGAAGCCGGCCACCCGGAGGCGCACCTCGTCGCCGATGCGGACGGGCTGAGCGGGCTTCGCGCGGTCGCCGTTGACCCGCACATGGCCGGCGCGACAGGCGGAGGCGCCGGCGGAGCGGGTCTTCGTCAAGCGGACGGCCCACACCCACGCATCGACGCGCACGCTCGAGGGGCTCTCCATCCTCTGATGCTAGAGCAGCCGCTCGGTAGACTCGACCCGTGACGGACGGGGTGGGACGAGGGGTTCGACGGACCGGCGAAGACCGCCTGGTCACGATCCCGAACGCGCTCAGCGTCCTCCGGATCCTGCTCGTCCCGGTCTTCCTGATCCTCCTCGTGCAGGGGGAGGACCTCTGGGCGCTCGTGACCCTCGCGTTCTCGGGCGTCACCGACCTCCTCGACGGATGGATCGCTCGGCGGTTCGACCAGATGACGCGACTCGGACGTCAGCTCGATCCCGCGGCCGACCGGCTCTACATCATCGCGGCGCTCATCGGGCTCGCTGCGCGTGACCTCATCCCGTGGTGGCTCCTCATCGTCGTCGTGGCGAGGGACGTCCTCCTCATCGGGTTGGCGGTCGTCCTCCACCGGACCGGCACGGGGGTGCTGCCCGTGACCCGGGTCGGCAAGTGGGGTACGGCGCTCCTCTTCATCGGGCTCCCGGTCCTCATGCTCGGCGCGGCGTTCCCCGCCGTGGCGGCGATCGCGACGCCACTCGGCTGGGTGTGTTCGATCGCCGGAGCGGCGCTCTACTGGTGGGCGGGCATCCTGTATCTGTTGCAGACCGTCCGCATCGCGCGTGCCGACCGTTCGGGGCGTCCGCACGGCGCCGGATCCGTCGCGTCACCCTCGTCCGGGCGGCTCGACAGGCACGCCACATCGGATACGCTTGACGGAGAGGAGGTCGACGGTGGCTGAGCACGATGAGAAGTATCCCGCGACCGGGGCGTACACGCCGGGATCCGTCACTGACGGAGCACCGACGAGCGGCTCGGGCGAACGGGAAGTCGACACGACACTCACCTTCGGTGAAGACCTCGGAGCTGCCCTCGCGGCCATCGACTCCGACGTCACCGCTGAGGAGCATGAGGCGATCGCGGCACTCCCTTCGGGGTCTGCACTGCTGATCGTCCGTCGCGGGCCGAACGCCGGAGCACGCTTCCTCCTCGACGACGACGTCACCACGGTCGGCCGTCACCCCGAAGCCGACATCTTCCTCGACGACGTCACCGTCTCGCGTCGCCACACGGAGTTCCACCGTCACGGCACGGCCTTCGAGATCCGCGACCTCAACTCGCTGAACGGCACCTACTTCGACGG is part of the Plantibacter sp. Leaf314 genome and encodes:
- a CDS encoding ABC transporter permease; its protein translation is MLPYLLRRSAFLVVSFLVAMTVLFVLLRLLPGDPSNALLSVNATQEQIEAARAQVGADRPVGEQFLAWFGGVLTFDLGSSFVSSLPVGPEIASRLQVTVPLTLLAFLLAVVLASLAGVIAALRADRWYGIALSGLSQFGIAVPVFWVGILLVSVFAVTLRLFPSGGFPRDDWADPAAALTSLALPVITIAIVMSASITRYVRSATLDVLGSDYLRSARAQGAGLGEALLRHGVRNAAVPVVAILGIELATTFLGAVVVESVFSLPGLGSMLLTAIQQHDYPNIQGILLVSTLVVLVTGFLADIAQRLIDPRLRTSIAGSGLR
- a CDS encoding ABC transporter substrate-binding protein, with product MKRTIGLVALSVATAVALAGCAGGSSSSATGDDATIAVGSLYEPQNLSNTGGGGQGVTEALTGNVYEGLYRLTDDGDVEPVLAADSTVSDDGLTYTFTLQDGVIFHSGDPLTSADVKSSIEAVTAEDSQSARKSSFAVVSDIATPDDRTVVVTLSERSISFLYNLSYVWIVNDAAKDLKTSEDGTGPYTLGEWKRGSTLSLERWDDYWGDPAKNAEVVFTYFTDATALSNALVTKQIDIITSVQSPDQLTQFTDNADYTVSDGDSTTKELLAFNDRVAPFDQALVRKAVYSAIDTKKLLSSIWGDYGTLIGSMVPPTDPWYEDLTQVNPYDPELAKQQLAEAGLADGFTFTLDTPSYDPHPAVAEFLQSELAKVGITVEINTISADEWYSKVFKERDFQATLQEHVNDRDVVWYGNPDFYWGYDNPQVTQWVSEAEQATTTDEQTAKLKLVNEQIAEDAASVWLYLYPQIVVAASDVSGYGVNGLNSQFFVADIVRK
- a CDS encoding DUF1684 domain-containing protein codes for the protein MPIDTAPHHDATAEHDAWRQDRRAAVTAPLGNLALVETRWLPDETPATLDEAAAAIAAEQADGVTVTTLRRTHLETGADEVGIRRWDAAAPAVKAFIDVPVFPYDPSWVQTAHFTPVDGSRTVPFEHIRDNGGSRELVVPGDITFTRDGTTYTMSAFDDGGTLLLVFGDATNGVDGETGTYGAGRFLFVERTDDGGFGTEGEVVLDFNRAFVPPCGFSVQYNCPMPPAQNRFAIEVRAGERLVRFRDGFDLYAV
- a CDS encoding N-acetyltransferase; its protein translation is MNATLVRMPADRLRGWMLAANAQYRLERIEAGETEAEATAKAAQSLAETFPAGRLQVGHLVFEVVLDETAVGVLWIGPRNTSHPDEWWVWDVEIDEPFRGQGLGREAMQLAETAAKEQGAKTLGLNVFGFNRVARGLYESLGYETMAVQMRKAL
- a CDS encoding GTP pyrophosphokinase family protein, producing MGGPSSSENLEELKRLKDEFTRFMMLYKFGIDEITTKLNILKEEFTQIHDYNPIEHISSRLKSPESIIGKIERKQYGQDIDDIREHITDIAGIRVTCSFISDTYKVFELLTSQQDITVVKVKDYIANPKPNGYQSLHVIVEVPVFMSDGVVQVPVEIQFRTIAMDFWASLEHKIYYKYDKAVPDTLLAELKHAAEAASRLDAKMEHLHGEVLALDRATTPQTTRDGHPRPPSLADRVMTELIDGLETR
- a CDS encoding VanZ family protein, with amino-acid sequence MFRRHPVLSTLTVVYLGLVAMITLGPRPFDGQTESLVYRIVDVLARWETTAWITYERLEFGANVAMFVPIGVFFLLLLGRRRWWLAVLIAATLTVAIETAQLTIPGRVSDPRDLLANASGAVAGVVVGLVLTAGSGRRARASARRRPALQH
- a CDS encoding RNA-binding S4 domain-containing protein, whose product is MESPSSVRVDAWVWAVRLTKTRSAGASACRAGHVRVNGDRAKPAQPVRIGDEVRLRVAGFDRVVEVRRLIAKRVGAEVAAECLIDRSPPLPTPAERQVVAVRDRGAGRPTKRERRDIERLRGR
- a CDS encoding CDP-alcohol phosphatidyltransferase family protein, whose product is MTDGVGRGVRRTGEDRLVTIPNALSVLRILLVPVFLILLVQGEDLWALVTLAFSGVTDLLDGWIARRFDQMTRLGRQLDPAADRLYIIAALIGLAARDLIPWWLLIVVVARDVLLIGLAVVLHRTGTGVLPVTRVGKWGTALLFIGLPVLMLGAAFPAVAAIATPLGWVCSIAGAALYWWAGILYLLQTVRIARADRSGRPHGAGSVASPSSGRLDRHATSDTLDGEEVDGG
- a CDS encoding FHA domain-containing protein, with the translated sequence MAEHDEKYPATGAYTPGSVTDGAPTSGSGEREVDTTLTFGEDLGAALAAIDSDVTAEEHEAIAALPSGSALLIVRRGPNAGARFLLDDDVTTVGRHPEADIFLDDVTVSRRHTEFHRHGTAFEIRDLNSLNGTYFDGVRIDKAILRDAAEVQIGKFRLTFYASRIDLASQLGS